From the Candidatus Edwardsbacteria bacterium genome, one window contains:
- a CDS encoding ABC transporter permease, which produces MHYWESIKLAFEAIRSHKLRSGLTTLGILIGVLAVIVMMSMIDGLNRMVTKQLDSIGSTTLYVQKSSWGPQDAAEQLKVQKRKNLTLADAYAIRDNCPSVRRVAPNLHMMTNVKYRGQEARGIHVNGTTPDDQYIGDYEVDLGRPMSYFDVDHKRQVCLIGPTIAEKLALGQDPIGRKIIIEGKRFEVIALLKKQGVFLGNDKDSYVVIPITAYMKCISGEIRERGGFGTSVQVVVQPIDIKHVASARDEITELLRRRRKVPPSKPDDFGINSADQLMAVYRSITAGIFGLMIGVTFLSLLVGGIGIMNIMMVSVSERTREIGIRKAIGARKGDILRQFLVEAVALSSVGGVCGMILGFLIAALVSLAIKLPATVTWWSVLLGFGFSAAVGIFFGWYPARKAADLDPIEALRYE; this is translated from the coding sequence ATGCACTATTGGGAATCGATAAAACTGGCGTTTGAGGCCATCAGGTCCCACAAGCTACGCTCCGGCCTGACCACACTGGGGATACTGATCGGGGTCTTGGCGGTGATCGTGATGATGTCCATGATCGACGGGTTGAACCGGATGGTTACCAAGCAGCTGGATTCCATCGGCAGCACCACGCTTTACGTCCAGAAAAGCAGCTGGGGTCCGCAGGATGCGGCCGAACAGCTAAAAGTCCAAAAGCGGAAAAACCTTACCCTGGCCGATGCCTACGCCATCCGGGACAACTGCCCCTCGGTGCGCCGGGTAGCCCCCAATCTGCACATGATGACCAATGTAAAGTACCGCGGCCAGGAGGCTCGGGGTATTCACGTTAACGGCACCACTCCCGACGACCAGTATATCGGCGATTACGAGGTTGATTTGGGCCGCCCCATGAGTTATTTTGATGTCGATCATAAACGCCAGGTATGCCTGATCGGCCCCACCATAGCCGAGAAGCTGGCCCTGGGACAGGATCCCATAGGCAGGAAAATCATCATCGAGGGCAAGAGGTTTGAGGTGATCGCCCTGCTGAAAAAACAGGGCGTATTTTTGGGCAACGATAAGGACAGCTATGTGGTTATTCCCATCACCGCCTACATGAAATGCATCTCCGGCGAGATCCGGGAGCGCGGAGGCTTCGGCACCTCGGTTCAGGTGGTGGTCCAGCCGATAGATATCAAACATGTCGCATCGGCCCGGGATGAGATCACCGAGCTGCTGCGCCGCCGCCGCAAAGTGCCGCCCTCCAAGCCGGATGATTTCGGAATAAACTCCGCCGATCAGCTGATGGCGGTATATCGCAGCATCACCGCCGGCATCTTCGGGCTGATGATCGGGGTGACCTTTCTTTCGCTGTTGGTGGGCGGCATCGGCATCATGAACATCATGATGGTCTCGGTGTCCGAGCGCACCCGCGAAATAGGAATCCGCAAGGCTATCGGGGCCCGCAAGGGGGACATTCTGCGGCAGTTCCTGGTGGAAGCGGTGGCCTTGTCCTCGGTGGGCGGGGTGTGCGGGATGATCCTGGGTTTTTTGATAGCGGCCTTGGTATCGCTGGCCATCAAGCTTCCAGCAACCGTGACCTGGTGGTCGGTGCTGCTGGGGTTCGGCTTCTCGGCCGCGGTGGGCATATTCTTCGGATGGTATCCGGCCCGAAAGGCGGCGGATCTGGACCCGATAGAGGCCCTGAGATATGAGTGA